Proteins encoded by one window of Sediminicoccus rosea:
- a CDS encoding prohead protease/major capsid protein fusion protein has protein sequence MTATTEPGGGDPAPDAPAMPIVAQRALAAPATVDRAARTVEVVWSTGARARNFVPALGLITEELEMSPNAVRMDALRSGQAPVLNTHRRGDARDVLGRVTAARLERGRGYATLQFSTAADVEPVWQRIADGTLRAVSVGYRVHRYEPRPDAATGETVHRAVDWEPFEISVVPVPVDRDAAVRAQGEQGLPAPAIEPALSDEDPIMPETTPAEPAAPPAAPPSAAPSIPPQETSVTTTPTPAPAAPPEPTRAAPVPATSPIDLDAIRAEAERAVAERIASYEPVLAAARGLLPADTIDALRQAAMRDRASPEVLRARLWEALTQAQTTRPTLPARPESGPGHDYPAQLLDAMAEALAARSMPGYQPPSRGPGAGRHAEFMGWRPSDMLRELLARRGDRNPPRNPTLLAERAFHTSSDFPALLSAAANKMLLAAYAPAQPTYRQIFLRRDFRDFKPHRHLRIGDFPTLLPLLENGEIQVGTMSESQEIVVLQTFARRIRVTRPMLVNDDLGAFTDFAAAIGRRVAEFENATAYQLLNSGNGDGDGPTLTTGNATVFGTGAGRANKAGAGSALDLPNLAVGRAAIMRQKTLDGLPISIGSSMRLLVGPSQELAARQLTVSVAANQIGNAKVFAGFVQPLVEPLIGANRWYLFSDPLSAPVYVYGYLNGAEGPQVATGPVQGADGIEVSVIFDFGVGAIDWRGAWFNPGT, from the coding sequence ATGACCGCGACGACCGAGCCGGGCGGGGGCGACCCCGCGCCGGATGCCCCTGCCATGCCGATCGTGGCGCAGCGCGCGCTGGCGGCCCCGGCCACCGTCGATCGTGCCGCGCGCACCGTCGAGGTGGTTTGGTCCACCGGCGCCCGCGCCCGCAACTTCGTCCCCGCCCTCGGCCTCATCACCGAGGAGTTGGAGATGTCGCCGAATGCGGTGCGCATGGACGCGCTGCGATCTGGCCAGGCCCCGGTGCTGAACACCCACCGCCGCGGCGATGCCCGCGACGTGCTCGGCCGCGTCACCGCTGCCCGCCTCGAGCGCGGCCGCGGTTACGCCACGCTGCAGTTCAGCACCGCCGCCGATGTGGAGCCCGTCTGGCAGCGCATCGCCGACGGCACGCTGCGGGCGGTCAGCGTCGGCTATCGCGTTCACCGCTACGAGCCGCGGCCGGACGCCGCCACGGGCGAGACCGTCCACCGCGCCGTGGATTGGGAGCCCTTCGAGATCTCCGTCGTGCCGGTCCCGGTGGACCGGGACGCCGCAGTCCGTGCGCAGGGAGAGCAGGGCCTCCCGGCGCCGGCAATCGAGCCTGCCCTGTCTGACGAGGACCCCATCATGCCCGAGACGACGCCGGCTGAGCCGGCTGCCCCGCCCGCGGCGCCGCCCTCCGCCGCGCCGTCCATCCCACCCCAGGAGACCTCCGTGACCACCACGCCCACCCCTGCGCCGGCCGCACCGCCCGAGCCCACCCGCGCCGCGCCGGTGCCGGCCACCTCGCCGATCGACCTCGACGCGATCCGCGCCGAGGCCGAGCGCGCCGTCGCCGAGCGCATCGCCAGCTACGAGCCGGTGCTCGCCGCCGCGCGCGGCCTGCTCCCCGCCGACACCATCGACGCGCTGCGCCAGGCCGCGATGCGCGATCGCGCCAGCCCCGAGGTGCTGCGCGCCCGGCTGTGGGAGGCCTTAACCCAGGCGCAGACGACCCGCCCGACGCTCCCGGCCCGCCCGGAGAGCGGCCCCGGCCACGATTATCCCGCGCAGCTGCTCGACGCCATGGCCGAGGCGCTCGCCGCCCGCTCCATGCCGGGCTACCAGCCGCCCAGCAGGGGCCCCGGCGCTGGCCGCCACGCCGAGTTCATGGGCTGGCGCCCCTCCGACATGCTGCGCGAGCTCCTCGCGCGCCGCGGCGATCGCAACCCGCCGCGCAACCCGACGCTGCTCGCCGAGCGCGCCTTCCACACCAGCTCCGACTTCCCGGCGCTGCTCTCTGCCGCCGCCAACAAGATGCTGCTCGCGGCCTATGCCCCGGCGCAGCCGACCTACCGACAGATCTTCCTCCGCCGCGATTTCCGGGATTTCAAGCCGCATCGCCATCTGCGCATCGGCGACTTCCCGACGCTCCTGCCGCTGCTGGAGAACGGCGAGATCCAGGTCGGCACCATGTCCGAGAGCCAGGAGATCGTCGTCCTGCAGACCTTCGCGCGGCGCATCCGCGTCACGCGACCGATGCTGGTCAACGACGACCTCGGCGCCTTCACCGACTTCGCCGCGGCGATCGGCCGCCGCGTCGCCGAGTTCGAGAACGCGACGGCCTACCAGCTGCTGAACAGCGGCAATGGCGATGGCGATGGCCCGACGCTCACCACCGGCAACGCCACGGTGTTCGGCACCGGCGCGGGGCGCGCGAACAAGGCCGGCGCGGGCTCTGCTCTCGACCTGCCGAACCTCGCCGTCGGCCGCGCGGCCATCATGCGCCAGAAGACGCTGGACGGCCTCCCCATCTCGATCGGCAGCAGCATGCGGCTGCTGGTCGGCCCGAGCCAGGAGCTGGCGGCCCGGCAGCTCACCGTCAGCGTCGCCGCCAACCAGATCGGCAACGCGAAGGTCTTCGCGGGCTTCGTGCAGCCGCTGGTCGAGCCGCTGATCGGAGCGAACCGCTGGTACCTCTTCTCCGACCCGCTCTCGGCGCCGGTCTATGTCTACGGCTACCTGAACGGGGCGGAGGGGCCGCAGGTCGCCACCGGCCCGGTGCAGGGCGCGGATGGCATCGAGGTCAGCGTGATCTTCGACTTCGGCGTCGGCGCCATCGACTGGCGCGGCGCCTGGTTTAACCCTGGGACGTGA
- a CDS encoding ubiquitin-activating E1 FCCH domain-containing protein translates to MLKIKSMQKKFRDSFNGTEINPARWDVAASGSGMALAVADGTVTISTGTVLDDEVVLTSRTAFTIPLRVMVAVNLSQRIAGQSVWLELVSVDPTSAQPDGRSAAAWRLDGTSPTLANYEVQSEGAPRLVTASASTIPTTAPAGWSVLEIEPTNDECWFHGRQIDTTAARSNSYVRHQQIPEPNALYRFRIRVRNRQFVNGISAVANNGSGLVRITRAAHGFATNDVVTVADVSGVPGANGTFTITVIDANSFDLVGSTFSGAYLNTGWASVSRNLAPASSTDVKVQFVTIADYAELTTEITAGRGQSVAGQGLGVNVLSTIAPTLTAVGGQPRNTSGALPVLVATGLSANPTAVTTGRGIDLLATLIGALVNKPFSIPEADWQYAGAAGGITGTTDVVLKAAAAGIRNYVTSIDVRNAHATVATEVVIKDGATVIWRQLLPAAMATPVDIAFPTPLRGTAATAVNFACLTTGAQVYVNAQGYAAP, encoded by the coding sequence ATGCTCAAGATCAAGAGCATGCAGAAGAAGTTCCGCGACAGCTTCAACGGAACCGAGATCAACCCGGCCCGCTGGGACGTCGCGGCCAGCGGCAGCGGCATGGCGCTCGCCGTCGCCGACGGCACCGTCACCATCTCGACCGGCACCGTGCTCGACGACGAGGTCGTGCTGACCAGCCGCACCGCCTTTACCATCCCGCTCCGGGTCATGGTCGCGGTGAACCTCAGCCAGCGCATCGCCGGTCAGTCGGTCTGGCTCGAGCTGGTCTCCGTCGACCCAACCTCCGCCCAGCCGGACGGCCGCAGCGCCGCCGCCTGGCGGCTGGACGGCACCAGCCCGACGCTCGCGAACTACGAGGTGCAGAGCGAGGGCGCTCCCCGCCTCGTCACCGCCTCCGCCTCGACCATCCCGACCACGGCCCCGGCGGGTTGGTCGGTGCTGGAGATCGAACCGACCAACGACGAGTGCTGGTTCCACGGCCGGCAGATCGACACCACGGCGGCGCGATCGAACTCCTACGTCCGCCACCAGCAGATCCCGGAGCCGAATGCGCTCTACCGATTCCGGATCCGGGTGCGGAACCGGCAGTTCGTCAACGGCATCTCGGCGGTCGCCAACAACGGCTCCGGTCTGGTTCGGATCACCCGCGCAGCGCATGGCTTCGCGACGAACGACGTGGTGACGGTGGCGGACGTCTCCGGCGTGCCGGGGGCGAACGGCACCTTCACGATCACGGTCATCGACGCGAATAGCTTCGATCTGGTCGGCTCGACCTTCTCCGGCGCCTACCTGAACACCGGCTGGGCCTCGGTCTCGCGGAACCTGGCGCCGGCCTCCAGCACAGATGTGAAGGTGCAGTTCGTCACGATCGCCGACTACGCCGAGCTCACCACCGAGATCACCGCCGGCCGCGGCCAGTCGGTCGCGGGCCAGGGGCTCGGGGTGAACGTGCTGAGCACCATCGCCCCGACGCTGACGGCGGTGGGCGGCCAGCCGCGCAACACCTCTGGCGCTCTGCCGGTGCTGGTGGCCACGGGCCTCTCGGCGAACCCCACGGCGGTGACCACCGGCCGCGGCATCGACCTGCTCGCGACGCTGATCGGCGCGCTGGTGAACAAGCCCTTCTCGATCCCGGAGGCCGACTGGCAGTACGCCGGCGCCGCGGGCGGGATTACCGGCACGACCGACGTGGTGCTGAAAGCGGCAGCCGCCGGCATCCGGAATTACGTCACGTCGATCGATGTGCGGAACGCGCATGCGACGGTGGCGACCGAGGTGGTGATCAAGGACGGGGCGACGGTGATCTGGCGGCAGCTGCTGCCGGCGGCGATGGCGACGCCGGTGGACATCGCCTTCCCGACGCCGCTGCGCGGGACGGCGGCCACGGCGGTGAACTTCGCCTGCCTGACCACCGGCGCGCAGGTCTACGTCAACGCGCAGGGCTACGCCGCGCCGTGA
- a CDS encoding phage portal protein — protein sequence MGRLRDAWNALRGYAAAQDNRASSWAASGTSATAEVGAAAPTVARRARDAVRNDPYAARIVDLWTGNAVGAGITTRWPDKAHAEAWRRWSDSTACDAEGRLDLYGLQALVMRAVVESGECFVRLLPADITPANPIGLRLQVLESDHLDTARQGVIEGVPTLQGIGLGETGEPVGYWLHRVHPGASWVLPGGATWLSSQRVPARDVLHIYRKRRPGQLRDVSWLAPVLTRLRDLGDYEAALLMKAKIEACLAAVVSEDGDDAMTGPASGLLRDAQGRTVESFEPGMILYRRGIGSVEVVNPSGGGSHAAFARRALEASAVGTGLTYDQVAGDLTQANYSSLRAGKIEFRRLCEQVQYGMLIPMLVRPIADRFHAQGALLGLWGAEVPDGLSHVPPAHEMIDPLKDTTALIAQVRAGFVPQPEAVGAFGYDFRQVVEMIREANALLDEAGLALDTDPRRVAKSGAAQDAAQMAAVEIAATGAAAPPRAEPTPGAPA from the coding sequence ATGGGGCGTCTTCGTGATGCCTGGAACGCCCTGCGCGGCTATGCCGCGGCGCAGGACAACCGCGCGTCGAGCTGGGCTGCGTCCGGCACCAGCGCCACGGCCGAGGTTGGTGCTGCGGCCCCCACTGTGGCGCGCCGTGCCCGGGATGCTGTCCGCAACGACCCCTACGCCGCCCGTATCGTCGACCTCTGGACCGGCAATGCCGTCGGCGCCGGCATCACCACCCGCTGGCCAGACAAGGCGCACGCCGAGGCCTGGCGCCGCTGGTCCGACAGCACCGCCTGCGACGCCGAGGGGCGGCTCGATCTCTATGGCCTGCAGGCCCTGGTCATGCGCGCCGTGGTCGAGAGCGGGGAATGCTTCGTCCGCCTGCTGCCGGCCGACATCACGCCGGCCAATCCGATCGGGCTCCGCCTGCAGGTGCTGGAAAGCGACCACCTCGACACGGCACGGCAGGGCGTCATCGAGGGTGTCCCTACGCTGCAGGGCATCGGCCTCGGCGAGACCGGCGAGCCGGTCGGCTATTGGCTGCACCGCGTGCATCCCGGTGCCTCCTGGGTGCTGCCGGGCGGCGCCACCTGGCTCAGCAGCCAGCGCGTGCCCGCCCGCGATGTGCTGCACATCTATCGCAAGCGCCGGCCGGGACAGCTGCGCGACGTCTCCTGGCTGGCGCCCGTGCTGACCCGCCTGCGCGACCTCGGCGACTACGAGGCGGCGCTGCTGATGAAAGCCAAGATCGAAGCCTGCCTGGCGGCGGTCGTCTCCGAGGATGGCGACGACGCCATGACCGGCCCGGCGTCGGGCCTGCTGCGGGATGCACAGGGCCGCACGGTGGAGAGCTTCGAGCCGGGCATGATCCTGTATCGCCGCGGCATTGGGTCCGTGGAGGTGGTGAATCCCTCCGGTGGTGGATCGCATGCCGCCTTCGCGCGCCGGGCGCTGGAAGCCTCTGCAGTCGGCACGGGCCTGACCTACGACCAGGTCGCCGGTGACTTGACGCAGGCGAACTACTCCTCGCTCCGCGCCGGCAAGATCGAGTTCCGCCGCCTCTGCGAGCAGGTGCAGTACGGGATGTTGATCCCGATGCTGGTGCGCCCCATCGCCGACCGCTTCCATGCGCAGGGTGCGCTGCTCGGGTTGTGGGGCGCCGAGGTGCCGGACGGTCTCTCCCACGTCCCCCCCGCGCACGAGATGATCGACCCGCTCAAGGACACCACCGCTCTGATCGCGCAGGTCCGCGCCGGCTTTGTGCCGCAGCCCGAGGCGGTGGGCGCCTTCGGCTACGACTTCCGCCAGGTCGTCGAGATGATCCGCGAGGCCAACGCGCTGCTGGACGAGGCCGGCCTCGCCCTCGACACCGATCCGCGCCGCGTCGCGAAGTCCGGCGCCGCACAGGACGCCGCGCAGATGGCCGCCGTCGAGATCGCCGCTACCGGCGCCGCGGCACCGCCCCGCGCCGAGCCAACCCCAGGAGCCCCCGCATGA
- a CDS encoding phage head-tail joining protein: MDATVLAWALAQPAGTRAAVLAAAFTGGTTRVTFDGRTVEYRSLDELGRALSVLHAAENAAARRPNVTFASFSREGTK; the protein is encoded by the coding sequence ATGGACGCGACCGTCCTCGCCTGGGCGCTGGCACAGCCCGCTGGTACCCGTGCTGCCGTCCTGGCGGCGGCCTTCACCGGCGGCACCACGCGCGTGACCTTCGACGGTCGCACCGTGGAATACCGGTCGCTCGATGAACTCGGCCGCGCCCTATCGGTGCTCCATGCAGCGGAGAACGCCGCCGCGCGCCGCCCCAACGTGACGTTCGCCAGCTTCTCCCGCGAGGGAACCAAGTGA
- a CDS encoding phage terminase large subunit family protein, which yields MLRPPPQLTVSEWAERHRMLGSRASAEPGPWRTSRTPYLKDVMDALSAVYPARRVVFMKGAQVGATESGNNWLGYIMHHVPAPALAVQPTVELAKRFSRQRIDPLLEETPALRERVAPARARDSGNTMLSKEFPGGILVLTGANSAVGLRSMTARFLFLDEVDAYPGDVAGEGDPIALAEARARTFGWRRKAFLVSTPTIAGRSRIEREYLASDQRRFFVPCTACGEMQWLRFERLLWEKGAPETARYHCTACDHPMQEHDKTAMLGGGEWRATAEGQDPHTIGFHISALYSPVGWLSWEQIARDWEAAQGKSEDIKTFKNTVLGETWQEQGEAPDWERLVERREDFPMGVVPPGALVLTAGVDVQDDRLECDVWGWAEGFSSWLVDHVVIPGSPRDREPWDELARALARDWPRHGGGAMRIARLCVDTGGRDTAAVYGHLRRLRDPRIAPTKGIDGWNRAQPVQGPTPVDALVNGQKLRRGLKLWTVSVSTWKADLYRRLWLGRGDAEELPPGWVHLPRAIDVEWVKQLVAEQLRTTNDRRGFARQEWAKLRERNEALDCAVLARAALWLLGADRYGEQFWARLRDEAADAPLRPSEVPAAGNVAPPSPASQAAAVPPSDSQRPRGWLAPRSGWLR from the coding sequence ATGCTCCGCCCGCCGCCGCAGCTCACCGTCTCGGAATGGGCCGAGCGCCATCGCATGCTCGGCAGCCGCGCCTCGGCGGAACCTGGCCCGTGGCGCACCAGCCGCACGCCGTACCTCAAGGACGTGATGGACGCGCTGTCGGCGGTGTATCCCGCCCGGCGCGTCGTCTTCATGAAGGGGGCGCAGGTCGGCGCGACGGAGAGCGGTAACAACTGGCTCGGCTACATCATGCACCACGTGCCAGCACCCGCGCTGGCGGTGCAGCCGACCGTGGAACTGGCCAAGCGCTTCTCGCGCCAGCGCATAGACCCGCTGCTGGAGGAAACACCCGCACTGCGGGAGCGGGTTGCGCCGGCCCGGGCCCGCGACAGCGGCAACACCATGCTGTCGAAGGAATTCCCCGGCGGCATCCTGGTGCTGACGGGCGCGAACAGCGCGGTGGGGCTGCGATCGATGACGGCGCGGTTCCTGTTCCTCGACGAGGTGGACGCCTATCCGGGCGACGTCGCCGGCGAGGGTGATCCGATCGCGCTGGCCGAAGCGCGCGCCCGCACCTTCGGCTGGCGGCGCAAGGCCTTCCTGGTCAGCACGCCCACCATCGCGGGCCGCAGCCGCATCGAGCGCGAGTACCTGGCCAGCGACCAGCGGCGGTTCTTCGTGCCGTGCACGGCTTGCGGCGAGATGCAGTGGCTGCGCTTCGAGCGGCTGCTCTGGGAGAAGGGTGCGCCCGAGACGGCGCGGTATCACTGCACTGCCTGCGACCATCCCATGCAGGAGCACGACAAGACCGCCATGCTCGGCGGCGGGGAATGGCGCGCGACGGCGGAAGGCCAGGATCCCCACACTATCGGCTTTCACATCTCGGCGCTGTACTCGCCCGTGGGCTGGCTCTCCTGGGAGCAGATCGCCCGGGACTGGGAGGCCGCCCAGGGCAAGTCCGAGGACATCAAGACTTTCAAGAACACGGTCCTGGGCGAGACCTGGCAGGAGCAGGGCGAGGCGCCGGATTGGGAGCGGCTGGTCGAACGCCGCGAGGACTTTCCGATGGGCGTGGTGCCGCCCGGCGCGCTGGTGCTGACCGCCGGCGTAGACGTGCAGGACGACCGCCTGGAATGCGACGTCTGGGGCTGGGCGGAGGGCTTCTCGTCCTGGCTCGTCGATCACGTCGTGATCCCCGGCAGCCCGCGGGACCGCGAGCCCTGGGACGAGTTGGCCCGGGCGCTGGCGCGCGACTGGCCGCGCCACGGTGGCGGCGCCATGCGCATCGCCCGGCTCTGCGTCGACACCGGCGGCCGGGACACCGCCGCCGTCTATGGCCATCTGCGGCGCCTGCGGGATCCGCGCATCGCGCCGACCAAGGGCATTGACGGCTGGAACCGGGCGCAGCCCGTCCAGGGCCCGACGCCGGTGGACGCGCTGGTCAACGGCCAGAAGCTGCGCCGCGGCCTCAAGCTCTGGACCGTGTCCGTCTCGACCTGGAAAGCCGATCTCTATCGCCGGCTCTGGCTCGGCCGCGGCGACGCGGAGGAGTTGCCGCCCGGCTGGGTGCATCTGCCGCGCGCGATCGACGTCGAATGGGTCAAGCAGCTGGTCGCCGAGCAGCTGCGCACCACCAATGATCGCCGCGGCTTTGCGCGGCAGGAATGGGCCAAGCTGCGCGAGCGGAACGAGGCGCTGGACTGCGCTGTTCTGGCCCGCGCCGCGCTGTGGCTGCTCGGCGCCGATCGTTATGGCGAGCAGTTCTGGGCGCGGCTGCGGGATGAGGCGGCGGATGCGCCGCTTCGGCCGAGCGAGGTTCCCGCCGCTGGGAATGTCGCTCCTCCATCGCCGGCGTCGCAGGCCGCGGCGGTGCCGCCATCCGACAGCCAGCGCCCGCGAGGCTGGCTCGCGCCACGCAGCGGCTGGCTTCGCTGA
- a CDS encoding MerR family transcriptional regulator: protein MPELTASTREAARRLGVSDTAIHKAERAGRIAREPDGSWDIDKTRRRLTETADPARSPLASIGAEGTPFARLKVAQLALKVEAQRLSLDETKRRLLDVTEANAALDEIGSTMRDALLNWPARVSGLIAAEISVDPHLLQTILQSHINDLLTEAADRFDPAGLGGDRSPQP, encoded by the coding sequence ATGCCGGAACTCACCGCCTCCACGCGCGAGGCCGCACGGCGCCTCGGCGTCAGCGACACCGCCATCCACAAGGCCGAGCGCGCGGGTCGCATCGCCCGCGAGCCCGACGGTAGCTGGGACATCGACAAGACCCGACGCCGCCTGACGGAGACCGCTGATCCCGCCCGCTCGCCCCTGGCCAGCATCGGCGCTGAGGGCACGCCCTTCGCCCGGCTGAAGGTCGCGCAGCTCGCGCTGAAAGTGGAGGCGCAGCGCCTCTCGCTGGATGAGACCAAGCGCCGCCTGCTCGATGTCACCGAGGCGAATGCCGCGCTCGACGAGATCGGCAGCACGATGCGTGACGCGCTGCTGAACTGGCCCGCCCGCGTCTCCGGCCTGATCGCCGCCGAGATCAGCGTCGATCCGCATCTGCTGCAGACCATCCTGCAGAGCCACATCAACGACCTGCTGACGGAGGCGGCCGATCGCTTCGATCCAGCAGGCCTCGGAGGCGACCGGTCTCCGCAGCCGTGA
- a CDS encoding DUF3489 domain-containing protein codes for MTKLSDTQRVILSAAAQHEIGLARAPKTLPAAARNAVFRSLIKNDLLTEINAPREHVGLGWRQDDDGTWIVARITDEGLRAIGIDPNEGDAVAGEPDCSGIEGSVPDTAPTVAPAAQPAAQDATVAEAAQAAPLVEEIALLDQALAARAAAPRTSLRDAAAAILAAWDDEANRATDMIAALDAPMEALRTLLAGKPPRAPREVGAPRKPREGTKQEQVLAMLRRPEGATVAQIAEATGWAQHTVRGFFAGLKNKGHAVEVKSRERMVGPNKTGAKGSFTIYHLPA; via the coding sequence ATGACGAAGCTTTCCGACACCCAGCGCGTGATCCTCAGCGCCGCCGCGCAGCACGAGATCGGCCTCGCCCGCGCGCCCAAGACCCTGCCGGCCGCCGCGCGCAACGCGGTGTTCCGCAGCCTGATCAAGAACGACCTGCTCACCGAGATCAACGCCCCGCGGGAGCATGTCGGGCTGGGCTGGCGCCAGGATGACGACGGCACCTGGATTGTGGCGCGCATCACCGACGAGGGGCTGCGCGCCATCGGCATCGACCCGAATGAGGGCGACGCGGTGGCCGGCGAGCCCGACTGCTCGGGCATCGAGGGCAGCGTGCCCGACACGGCGCCCACGGTGGCGCCGGCCGCGCAGCCCGCCGCACAGGACGCTACGGTCGCCGAAGCCGCCCAGGCCGCGCCCCTGGTGGAGGAAATCGCCCTGCTCGACCAGGCCCTCGCGGCACGCGCCGCCGCGCCGCGGACCAGCCTGCGCGACGCCGCCGCGGCGATCCTCGCGGCCTGGGACGACGAGGCCAACCGCGCCACGGACATGATCGCCGCGCTCGATGCCCCGATGGAGGCGCTGCGCACCCTGCTCGCTGGCAAGCCGCCCCGCGCCCCGCGCGAGGTCGGAGCGCCGCGCAAGCCGCGCGAGGGCACGAAACAGGAGCAGGTGTTGGCAATGCTCCGCCGGCCCGAGGGCGCCACCGTCGCGCAGATCGCGGAGGCCACGGGCTGGGCGCAGCACACGGTCCGAGGTTTCTTCGCCGGGCTGAAGAATAAGGGCCACGCGGTCGAGGTGAAGTCGCGCGAGCGGATGGTCGGCCCGAACAAGACGGGCGCGAAGGGCTCCTTCACCATCTACCACCTGCCGGCCTGA
- a CDS encoding site-specific DNA-methyltransferase, producing the protein MQPDLVVCALPVAALVPYAENARTHSPSQVAQIAASIAEFGFVNPVLVDAEGVLIAGHGRVMAAKQLGLASVPVLRLGHLSPAQARALRLADNQIALNSGWDEALLAAEIARIRDEAVVDLEVLGFSGMELDRLLAAADAGLDDDADDAPPPPVLPVSRTGDLWRCGEHRLLCGDATKIQDVQRALGAGHLADMGFVDPPYNVAYEGGTAAKMTIANDALGGGFPEFLRPALANLLSVTKGACYVCMSSSEWPTLHRVWQEAGGKWSSTIIWAKNTFALGRADYHQQFEAMLYGWKAGAQHYWCGARDQGNVWHFDKPARNDLHPTMKPVALVERAIRNSSKPRDTVLDCFGGSGTTMIAAERTGRRAVLLEIDPAYADVIVRRWQETTGEAAVLEGDDRIFADVAAARGIVDHDVIQTAET; encoded by the coding sequence ATGCAGCCTGACCTCGTTGTCTGTGCTCTGCCGGTCGCAGCGCTGGTCCCCTACGCCGAGAACGCGCGCACGCATTCGCCGTCGCAGGTGGCACAGATCGCCGCCTCCATCGCCGAGTTCGGCTTCGTGAACCCGGTGCTGGTCGACGCCGAGGGCGTGCTCATTGCCGGCCACGGTCGCGTCATGGCGGCCAAGCAGCTGGGCCTCGCCTCGGTGCCGGTGCTTCGGCTTGGCCATCTCTCCCCGGCCCAGGCGCGGGCGCTGCGGCTCGCGGACAACCAGATTGCGCTGAACTCGGGCTGGGACGAGGCGCTGCTCGCCGCCGAGATCGCCCGCATCCGCGACGAGGCGGTGGTCGACCTGGAGGTGCTCGGTTTCTCCGGCATGGAGCTCGACCGGCTGTTGGCCGCGGCCGATGCCGGTCTCGACGATGATGCCGATGACGCCCCGCCACCGCCCGTGTTGCCCGTCAGCCGGACCGGTGATCTGTGGCGCTGCGGCGAGCACCGGCTGCTCTGTGGCGATGCCACCAAGATCCAGGACGTGCAGCGCGCCCTCGGTGCCGGTCACCTGGCCGACATGGGCTTCGTGGATCCGCCCTACAATGTCGCCTACGAGGGCGGCACGGCGGCGAAGATGACCATCGCCAATGACGCGCTCGGCGGCGGCTTTCCGGAGTTCCTGCGCCCCGCGCTGGCCAATCTGCTCTCCGTGACCAAGGGCGCCTGCTACGTCTGCATGTCCTCTTCCGAATGGCCGACGCTGCATCGCGTCTGGCAGGAGGCGGGCGGCAAGTGGTCCAGCACCATCATCTGGGCGAAGAACACCTTCGCCCTCGGCCGCGCCGACTACCACCAGCAGTTCGAGGCGATGCTCTACGGATGGAAGGCCGGCGCGCAGCACTACTGGTGCGGCGCGCGCGACCAGGGGAACGTCTGGCACTTCGACAAGCCGGCCAGGAACGACCTGCACCCCACGATGAAGCCCGTGGCGCTGGTCGAGCGCGCAATCCGCAACAGCAGCAAGCCGCGCGACACGGTGCTGGACTGCTTCGGCGGCTCGGGCACGACGATGATCGCGGCGGAGCGCACTGGGCGGCGCGCCGTGCTGCTGGAGATCGATCCCGCCTATGCCGACGTCATAGTACGGCGCTGGCAGGAGACGACTGGCGAAGCGGCCGTGCTGGAAGGCGATGATCGCATCTTCGCCGATGTCGCCGCGGCGCGCGGCATCGTCGATCATGATGTGATCCAGACCGCCGAAACATAG